One window of the Runella slithyformis DSM 19594 genome contains the following:
- a CDS encoding sensor histidine kinase: MYKVLYTLFLGIFLSPSHAQHFTFSDTYPTNNVDSLENWLKTHPQLTEERLKNLIRLERTYGYMFLNRLKRHTTEITRLSQRLNHPVGKIFGEHQNSATIKDKLKILGKFEALKDTSGIIYVLTSLVYSNYDVTLLEKGDRYAAKNYLLRAKQLLSARFNPHDYLDVVGSEHFFLAGKPDGDNKAIIRLIKAALHLCENNPQYQYAVNLFKGFLAVTYYYQQDYAASYALNKAILARLKPDQINEIITRTQNLANDCEFLGRYDERLALSRKVAKLIRYNPNTYDPFDLLNLYISFKEEMARRGRYKEALSYADSIIMIQDTIYVREREQKLIEFQAENKQKQIAELTLEQVKTANRNRFILTLLGIAVVVALVLGYLGLRLRQANTHLHNLTKARDQLFGIVAHDLRRPMYAFQGIKALIGFHLRRQNYTAIEQLSVAIDESGVRLQKMLDNLVAWAMSQQESLPYEPEPLPVYERVQDIVDLYAGVNILKNVRFEIVVDKNLMAYVDPNAFDLIVRNLIDNSFKALSQAGNLRISAKVQSPAIVLEFTDDAGGIPARKAAVIQRVFDAPQKAQIGQDGMGMGLITVGRFVKRNRGSISVRSVEGKGTTFEVRLPAENII, translated from the coding sequence ATGTACAAAGTACTGTATACCCTGTTTTTGGGTATCTTTCTCTCGCCCTCTCACGCACAACATTTCACTTTTTCCGATACGTATCCCACCAACAACGTTGACAGCCTCGAAAATTGGCTGAAAACTCACCCTCAACTTACCGAGGAACGGTTGAAAAATCTGATACGGTTAGAGAGAACATATGGTTATATGTTTCTTAATCGGCTAAAACGGCATACCACCGAAATTACCCGATTATCGCAACGCCTCAATCACCCCGTTGGAAAAATATTTGGCGAACATCAGAATAGTGCAACTATCAAAGATAAACTCAAAATCTTAGGCAAATTTGAGGCTCTGAAAGATACCTCGGGAATAATTTATGTACTTACGAGTTTAGTGTACTCAAATTATGATGTAACTCTGCTGGAAAAAGGCGACAGATATGCCGCTAAGAACTACCTGCTCAGAGCAAAGCAATTGCTAAGCGCTCGATTTAATCCCCATGACTATTTAGATGTTGTGGGCAGCGAGCATTTTTTTTTAGCCGGCAAACCCGACGGTGACAACAAAGCCATCATACGATTAATCAAAGCAGCCCTTCATTTGTGCGAAAACAATCCTCAGTACCAATATGCGGTGAATTTATTCAAAGGTTTTCTCGCTGTCACCTATTATTATCAGCAAGACTATGCCGCCTCATACGCCCTTAATAAAGCGATTTTGGCACGGCTCAAACCCGATCAAATCAATGAAATTATTACGCGTACTCAAAACTTAGCCAACGATTGCGAGTTTTTGGGGCGTTACGATGAGCGATTGGCTTTAAGCAGGAAAGTTGCAAAACTGATTCGTTATAATCCCAACACTTATGACCCTTTCGACTTACTGAATCTGTATATATCATTTAAAGAAGAAATGGCACGCAGAGGTCGCTACAAAGAAGCTTTGAGCTATGCAGACAGTATTATAATGATACAGGATACTATTTACGTTCGGGAACGCGAGCAAAAATTGATTGAATTTCAGGCCGAAAATAAGCAAAAGCAAATAGCCGAATTAACCCTTGAACAAGTCAAAACAGCAAACCGCAATCGTTTTATTCTGACCCTGTTGGGCATAGCGGTGGTCGTAGCTTTGGTGTTAGGGTATCTGGGATTGCGCCTGCGCCAAGCCAATACTCACCTTCACAACCTTACCAAAGCCCGCGATCAGCTGTTTGGCATTGTAGCACACGATTTGCGCCGCCCGATGTACGCTTTTCAAGGTATTAAAGCGTTGATAGGGTTTCATTTACGCAGGCAAAACTACACGGCTATCGAACAGCTTTCAGTAGCCATCGACGAGTCAGGGGTACGGCTTCAAAAAATGCTTGACAATTTAGTGGCTTGGGCCATGTCGCAGCAGGAATCGCTGCCTTATGAGCCTGAACCCTTGCCTGTTTATGAGCGAGTACAGGATATTGTGGATTTATATGCAGGGGTAAACATCCTAAAAAACGTTCGTTTTGAAATAGTTGTCGACAAAAACCTTATGGCTTATGTTGACCCCAATGCGTTTGATTTGATCGTACGAAACCTGATAGACAATTCCTTTAAGGCTCTTTCGCAAGCAGGCAATTTACGTATTTCCGCCAAAGTTCAATCCCCTGCCATAGTGTTAGAGTTTACCGACGATGCAGGCGGAATACCTGCACGGAAAGCGGCCGTGATCCAGCGTGTGTTTGATGCTCCCCAAAAAGCCCAGATCGGCCAAGATGGTATGGGGATGGGACTTATTACGGTGGGGCGTTTTGTGAAGCGTAACAGGGGCAGTATCAGTGTAAGGAGCGTGGAAGGAAAGGGAACCACATTCGAAGTAAGGCTGCCGGCGGAGAATATAATTTAA